A DNA window from Paraburkholderia sp. IMGN_8 contains the following coding sequences:
- the tssB gene encoding type VI secretion system contractile sheath small subunit: MATSSQKFIGRNRAPRVQIEYDVETYGSERKIQLPFVMGVLADLSGKPADPLPPVGERKFQEIDIDNFDSRMKAMNPRVAFQVPNTLTGEGNLSVDVTFENMDDFSPAAVARKVDALNKLLEARTQLANLVTYMDGKTGAEELIARVLEDPTLLQTLASAQQKPAAAAE; encoded by the coding sequence ATGGCAACGAGCAGTCAAAAGTTCATCGGCCGCAATCGCGCGCCGCGCGTGCAGATCGAATACGACGTCGAGACTTACGGCAGCGAGCGCAAGATCCAGTTGCCGTTCGTCATGGGTGTGCTGGCCGATCTGTCGGGCAAGCCCGCCGACCCGCTGCCACCCGTCGGCGAGCGCAAGTTCCAGGAAATCGATATCGACAATTTTGACAGCCGCATGAAGGCGATGAACCCGCGCGTCGCTTTCCAGGTGCCGAACACGTTGACCGGCGAGGGGAACCTCAGCGTCGATGTCACCTTCGAGAACATGGACGACTTCTCGCCGGCCGCCGTCGCCCGCAAGGTCGACGCGCTCAACAAGCTGCTGGAGGCGCGCACGCAACTGGCCAACCTCGTTACCTACATGGACGGCAAGACGGGCGCAGAGGAATTGATCGCTCGCGTGCTCGAAGACCCGACGCTGCTCCAGACGCTCGCGAGCGCCCAGCAAAAACCGGCGGCTGCGGCCGAATGA
- the tssA gene encoding type VI secretion system protein TssA — protein sequence MLDVEPLLAETRSMPPCGVDLEYDADFLELEALASDKPERQFEEAGEEPPWRDIMERAAALLDRSKDLRLALSYTRAASHVAGIGGFHAGLRVLLGLLERHWDGLYPPLDADDDNSPALRVNALAALADPYTPFDDRSTLLHDLRAAEVCRVPGDRLTVRDILIALGKLAAPAGERTLTLQFVQGVLGKAIEREPVALADALALPKAVEELANQMTGRFGAQDAPSLTMMMGIAQSVAGVCRSVAVNSVPARQPDENAQPANAVGANAAGVPAVRKTELLPAQGTGQLATREDAIALLDAVCAFLERTEPTNPAPLLIRRARALMGKDFIAIMQDLAPDSLAQIHQIVGKEPE from the coding sequence ATGCTCGATGTGGAACCGCTGCTTGCCGAAACCCGATCGATGCCGCCGTGCGGCGTCGATCTGGAATACGACGCCGATTTCCTCGAACTCGAAGCGCTCGCGAGCGACAAGCCGGAGCGCCAGTTCGAGGAGGCGGGCGAGGAGCCTCCCTGGCGCGACATCATGGAGCGCGCTGCCGCGCTGCTCGACCGGTCGAAGGACTTGCGCCTTGCGCTCTCGTACACACGGGCTGCGTCGCACGTGGCCGGGATCGGCGGTTTTCACGCGGGCCTGCGCGTTCTGCTCGGCTTGCTCGAACGCCACTGGGACGGCCTGTATCCGCCACTCGACGCCGACGACGACAACAGCCCCGCCTTGCGGGTGAACGCGCTCGCGGCGCTCGCGGACCCGTACACGCCGTTCGACGATCGCTCGACGCTCCTTCATGATCTTCGCGCAGCCGAAGTCTGCCGCGTGCCCGGAGACAGGCTTACCGTGCGCGACATCCTGATCGCGCTCGGCAAGCTTGCCGCACCCGCAGGCGAGCGCACGTTAACGCTTCAATTCGTTCAGGGCGTGCTTGGCAAGGCAATCGAGCGCGAACCGGTGGCGCTCGCTGACGCGCTGGCCTTGCCAAAGGCCGTCGAGGAACTGGCGAACCAGATGACCGGACGCTTCGGCGCACAGGACGCGCCGAGCCTCACGATGATGATGGGCATCGCGCAGAGCGTCGCCGGCGTGTGCCGTTCCGTGGCTGTGAACAGCGTCCCTGCACGGCAACCCGACGAGAACGCGCAGCCCGCTAATGCCGTCGGCGCCAATGCTGCCGGCGTGCCGGCAGTCCGGAAGACGGAATTGCTGCCCGCCCAGGGCACCGGCCAACTGGCGACGCGTGAGGACGCAATCGCGCTGCTCGACGCCGTCTGCGCCTTTCTCGAACGTACCGAGCCGACCAATCCCGCGCCGCTGCTCATCCGGCGAGCGCGGGCGCTGATGGGCAAGGACTTCATTGCGATCATGCAGGATCTCGCGCCCGACAGCCTCGCGCAAATTCATCAGATCGTGGGCAAGGAGCCCGAATGA
- a CDS encoding filamentous hemagglutinin N-terminal domain-containing protein: MNDTSCVPDRQRRRAEERARRKLAKRARRDSGVATREQFVMPLLPLMILLIAPEAGALPVGGQVVNGNVAIGAPANNTLPIKQTSGNAIVNWQGFSIGGNETVNIQQPNANAMMLNRVLGSNASVIAGHLNANGKVFLVNPAGVLFSPGASVNVGSLVASTLGISDKDFLAGNYHFVAVPGQPGGSVVNKGSIQAAAGGTVAMLGAQVDNSGKVSAKLGTVALGAGGDITLDFAGDGLTMLKINGPAAQALIDNSGTLAADGGQVLMSVQSADALAATVLNQEGVVRAQSIAERNGRIVLDGGPVGVTQVSGVMDATGGAGLTGGQIDVTGQDVALLKGTRVDASGAAGGGRVRFGGGPGGADTDIRNAQAIWIDPAAQMRADALVSGPGGQLVAYGADTARIYGTLSAMGGPQGGNGGRIETSGHYLDTAGAQINASAPKGVGGTWVLDPFDVLITDAPTTVDPTFNGMFNSSAQQSEITTGSIDHQLNLGTNVVISTLQTTPSGSRLGDITLDGPIQKTMGPAATLTLEASGSIVMNGTSAHSVPSITDEPSATLTPGPLNIILEAKGVQTQQFASIDVTGLSVAQPVELWTNGGYIQIGTPLSAGQTSAPVTLTNVNIDTRARTPPPSGVFAGPPPKSVANTTAASGTVTIKGAGPTSPDLDGLASGSGVQILGTTIMTTTGAIAIVGSGPVASNAMTARGSGVVIGTTTIGGNTTLGSTIASTTGPITIQGTAATSTGASTNTVATVKGDGVDISGLSTIFSSGGAITISGTASSSTGTSPNPVGAVTGNGVQITGPTTIATDSGAIVIQGGGATSTNAVNQIATSGVVIDGTTTISSTSGGITIQGSAGSTSGTVNLLQGDGVDISATTTIASSSNSVGINGTAASSTRRVGELQSKGVVISGPATISAGNNLSIVGVVPATATLGGPGQFGDGVDIGGTGPVTFVANQLTIEGSASPDNVFGFGVSITGSAVIDARQGGVQIFGSGNGYEGVSILGGSQFPVGVFAHNGIVDIRGVTNGETVTGSSLDQFQFFPGVSINGAQIAASGAPDGVSIAGSAPSVAAGLELIGTTVSTDTGGTIILRAASNSTNSSSISIDPASSIKAPGGVLVFAPASVDKSTFAVIAQNRVPITLFGSSTTAGLNIDPATYQTISPTLQTLVLGSTTQTGPITVEGTCAGNAASCAQPQRPTVASNLTLANPATGSQGIALPFGVSMPGHTLTLSSAGPVTDPNGIQAAGLMLAGNTSYTLTDPGNDVGTLAIVGAQNVTFSNPGSFDIGPLVTQTYDSTTGTVTTIHGTNSSLSGSLQAQSLNGGISLGVPGTPTSVNAGGTIDLVMENSEFDNLGGGILTAGNAWHIWEASWQGETRGGLNPGGLRPDYYGCIFPGTCSWGGTVPLDSNHYVYAAQPTLTITIGNGSRFYGNGNPAFTFTVTGLINGDTADGVVFAGPLSTPGNPGSPVGQYPISGTFSSLVGYNLTIVPGTLTVAPLPLKGQIFNRSGLQPLFTAQEQSFVYESNLGGIHICVGSNEPILALQQPEGAADALAVEWKRVRSRPNLNSCLVVNGQHGCDEF, translated from the coding sequence ATGAACGACACTTCCTGCGTCCCGGACCGGCAACGTCGCCGGGCCGAGGAGCGCGCGCGCCGCAAGTTGGCGAAGCGGGCGCGGCGCGATAGCGGCGTGGCCACCCGCGAGCAGTTCGTCATGCCACTCCTGCCGCTGATGATCCTGCTGATCGCGCCCGAAGCCGGAGCGCTACCGGTGGGCGGACAGGTCGTGAACGGCAATGTCGCGATCGGCGCGCCGGCAAACAACACACTGCCGATCAAGCAGACCTCGGGCAACGCGATCGTCAACTGGCAGGGGTTTTCGATTGGTGGCAATGAGACGGTCAACATCCAGCAGCCGAATGCGAATGCGATGATGCTCAATCGGGTGCTCGGCAGCAACGCGAGCGTGATTGCGGGCCATCTGAATGCAAACGGCAAGGTGTTCCTCGTCAATCCGGCGGGCGTGCTGTTTTCGCCGGGGGCGTCGGTCAACGTTGGATCGCTGGTGGCGTCGACGCTCGGCATCTCCGACAAGGATTTTCTCGCAGGCAACTATCATTTTGTCGCGGTGCCTGGGCAACCGGGGGGCAGTGTCGTCAATAAAGGCTCGATTCAGGCGGCTGCCGGCGGCACGGTCGCGATGCTCGGGGCGCAAGTCGATAACAGCGGCAAAGTGAGCGCGAAACTCGGCACGGTTGCACTGGGGGCCGGCGGCGATATCACCCTCGATTTCGCCGGCGACGGCCTCACGATGCTGAAAATCAACGGCCCGGCGGCGCAGGCGTTGATCGACAACTCGGGCACGCTTGCCGCCGATGGCGGCCAGGTGCTGATGTCGGTGCAAAGCGCCGATGCGCTTGCCGCCACGGTGCTCAATCAGGAAGGGGTGGTGCGCGCGCAGAGCATTGCGGAGCGCAACGGGCGGATCGTGCTGGACGGCGGGCCGGTTGGCGTGACGCAAGTGTCGGGCGTGATGGATGCAACTGGCGGCGCGGGGCTCACGGGCGGCCAGATCGACGTGACCGGGCAGGACGTCGCATTGTTGAAAGGCACGCGTGTCGACGCGAGCGGAGCCGCGGGCGGCGGCAGGGTGCGCTTCGGCGGCGGCCCGGGTGGCGCGGACACGGACATTCGCAATGCACAGGCGATATGGATCGATCCGGCCGCGCAAATGCGCGCGGATGCGCTGGTAAGCGGGCCGGGCGGGCAGCTTGTCGCGTATGGCGCGGACACCGCGCGGATTTACGGCACGCTGTCCGCGATGGGCGGGCCGCAGGGCGGCAATGGCGGCAGGATCGAAACGTCGGGACACTACCTCGATACGGCAGGGGCGCAGATCAATGCTTCGGCGCCGAAGGGGGTGGGGGGGACGTGGGTACTTGATCCGTTTGACGTCTTGATCACCGATGCCCCTACCACCGTCGATCCGACATTCAACGGCATGTTCAATTCGAGCGCTCAACAGTCGGAGATCACCACCGGAAGCATCGACCACCAGCTCAACCTGGGGACCAACGTCGTTATCTCCACCTTGCAGACTACGCCTAGCGGGAGCCGTCTCGGCGACATTACTCTGGACGGGCCGATCCAGAAGACAATGGGGCCCGCGGCAACGCTCACGCTGGAGGCGAGCGGCTCGATCGTGATGAATGGTACGAGTGCCCATTCGGTTCCTTCGATCACGGATGAGCCGTCCGCCACGCTTACGCCGGGTCCGCTCAACATCATCCTGGAAGCGAAAGGCGTACAAACCCAGCAATTTGCCAGTATCGACGTGACGGGTCTGAGCGTCGCCCAGCCCGTGGAGTTGTGGACCAATGGTGGCTATATCCAGATTGGAACGCCGCTCTCCGCGGGACAAACAAGCGCGCCCGTCACGCTCACGAATGTCAATATCGATACGCGTGCGCGGACACCGCCGCCGAGCGGGGTTTTCGCCGGGCCGCCCCCGAAGTCGGTAGCCAATACCACGGCCGCAAGCGGCACCGTCACGATTAAGGGTGCAGGTCCGACGAGTCCGGATCTTGATGGCCTGGCTTCCGGTAGCGGCGTCCAGATTCTCGGCACGACCATTATGACGACGACCGGCGCAATCGCCATCGTCGGGTCGGGGCCCGTGGCCAGCAACGCGATGACCGCGCGGGGGAGTGGCGTTGTCATTGGCACCACGACGATCGGTGGTAACACGACCCTCGGTTCAACGATCGCCTCGACGACGGGCCCGATCACGATCCAGGGCACAGCGGCCACCTCGACGGGAGCTTCAACGAACACCGTCGCTACAGTGAAAGGCGACGGCGTAGACATCTCGGGGTTGTCAACGATCTTCTCGTCAGGGGGCGCGATCACCATCTCTGGCACGGCAAGTTCCTCGACGGGCACGTCCCCGAACCCTGTCGGAGCGGTGACCGGCAACGGCGTTCAGATTACCGGCCCGACGACGATCGCCACCGATTCGGGCGCGATTGTCATCCAGGGCGGGGGCGCCACTTCCACGAATGCAGTCAACCAGATCGCGACCAGCGGCGTCGTGATCGACGGAACCACGACGATCTCTTCGACGTCGGGCGGAATAACTATTCAGGGCTCCGCGGGCAGTACGAGCGGGACAGTCAACCTGCTGCAGGGCGATGGCGTTGACATTTCCGCCACGACGACGATCGCTTCGTCTTCCAACTCGGTTGGCATCAACGGTACGGCGGCCAGTTCCACGAGGAGAGTCGGCGAGCTGCAAAGCAAAGGTGTCGTGATCAGCGGGCCGGCGACGATTTCTGCGGGCAACAACCTCTCTATTGTTGGCGTGGTACCCGCCACAGCAACATTGGGGGGGCCGGGACAGTTCGGCGACGGCGTCGATATTGGCGGCACCGGTCCGGTGACCTTCGTTGCTAATCAGCTAACCATCGAAGGTTCAGCGTCGCCAGACAATGTCTTTGGCTTCGGCGTGTCAATAACTGGCTCTGCGGTCATCGACGCAAGACAGGGGGGCGTTCAGATCTTCGGCAGCGGTAACGGCTACGAGGGCGTGTCGATCCTGGGGGGATCCCAATTTCCGGTCGGCGTGTTTGCGCACAACGGAATTGTCGACATACGCGGTGTCACGAATGGCGAGACCGTGACAGGGTCAAGTCTCGACCAGTTTCAGTTTTTTCCCGGCGTGTCGATCAACGGCGCTCAGATCGCTGCGAGCGGCGCACCGGACGGCGTCTCCATCGCGGGCTCGGCTCCATCGGTGGCTGCGGGTCTTGAACTCATCGGCACAACCGTCTCGACGGACACTGGTGGCACGATCATCCTGCGTGCCGCAAGCAACAGCACGAACTCGTCGTCGATTTCCATCGACCCCGCGTCGTCGATCAAGGCGCCGGGCGGCGTGCTGGTCTTCGCGCCGGCTTCGGTCGACAAGTCGACCTTCGCCGTGATCGCGCAAAACCGCGTGCCGATCACGTTGTTCGGAAGCAGTACCACGGCGGGCCTCAACATCGACCCGGCGACCTATCAAACGATCTCCCCCACGCTGCAAACGCTCGTGCTCGGCTCGACGACCCAAACCGGTCCCATCACTGTCGAAGGCACTTGCGCTGGCAATGCCGCCTCGTGCGCGCAGCCTCAGCGGCCGACCGTCGCCAGCAACCTGACCCTCGCCAACCCGGCCACAGGAAGCCAGGGTATCGCCCTGCCGTTCGGCGTATCGATGCCAGGTCATACGCTGACGCTCTCGTCAGCCGGCCCCGTGACCGACCCGAACGGCATCCAGGCAGCGGGTCTGATGCTCGCCGGAAACACCAGTTACACGCTGACGGATCCAGGCAATGACGTCGGCACGCTCGCGATCGTCGGTGCGCAAAACGTGACGTTCTCGAATCCGGGCAGCTTCGACATTGGACCGCTGGTGACGCAGACCTATGATTCAACAACAGGCACCGTGACGACCATCCATGGCACGAATTCATCACTGAGCGGCAGTCTCCAGGCGCAATCGCTGAACGGCGGGATATCGCTGGGCGTTCCGGGAACGCCAACGAGCGTGAACGCGGGCGGCACGATCGACCTCGTCATGGAAAACAGCGAGTTCGACAACTTAGGCGGCGGCATCCTTACCGCAGGCAACGCGTGGCACATCTGGGAAGCGAGCTGGCAGGGCGAGACGCGCGGCGGCCTGAATCCGGGTGGTCTGAGGCCGGACTACTACGGCTGCATTTTCCCGGGAACCTGCAGCTGGGGTGGGACCGTCCCGCTCGACAGCAACCATTATGTCTATGCGGCGCAACCGACGCTCACGATCACCATCGGCAACGGCAGCCGCTTCTATGGAAACGGCAATCCTGCGTTTACGTTCACGGTCACCGGCCTGATCAATGGCGATACCGCAGACGGCGTCGTATTCGCCGGCCCGCTCAGCACGCCGGGAAACCCGGGCTCGCCGGTCGGGCAATATCCGATCAGCGGCACGTTCTCGTCGCTGGTCGGTTACAACCTGACGATCGTGCCAGGCACATTGACCGTCGCCCCACTTCCGCTCAAGGGGCAGATCTTCAACCGCTCCGGCCTGCAGCCGCTCTTTACCGCGCAGGAGCAGAGCTTCGTCTATGAGAGCAACCTCGGCGGCATCCATATCTGCGTCGGTTCGAACGAACCTATCCTCGCGCTTCAACAGCCGGAAGGCGCGGCCGACGCGCTGGCGGTCGAATGGAAGCGGGTGCGCTCGCGGCCCAACCTGAACAGTTGCCTTGTCGTCAACGGCCAGCACGGCTGCGACGAGTTCTAG